From the Pomacea canaliculata isolate SZHN2017 linkage group LG4, ASM307304v1, whole genome shotgun sequence genome, one window contains:
- the LOC112561722 gene encoding sulfotransferase family cytosolic 1B member 1-like produces MPAAYLELKDNFGNDLRFANGGDIWYPPFPFAQDYRQHVKDIRQVELRPDDILVTGFPKTGFHWHHEILHMLRAGSPEFVTKAENREFLDFSTKKELLPPDNPRILATHFRYHHLPLQVWEKKVKVVYLTRNPKDTWVSLYNHLHGHSGLCNYDGPWNQFFEVMMDMGFWYGDWFDYVLDWEAKLSADKELNYIISPFEDLKLDPVGQIQKLDKFLGLNRGRELCERIAEACKFSNMKAVKDAQTPSEMERKLWNDNAPDFYRKGR; encoded by the exons ATGCCTGCAGCTTACCTGGAGCTGAAGGACAATTTTGGCAATGATCTGAGGTTTGCAAATGGAGGAGATATCTGGTACCCTCCCTTTCCCTTCGCACAAGATTATCGACAACACGTCAAAGACATCCGTCAGGTGGAGCTCCGTCCAGATGACATCCTCGTAACGGGTTTCCCCAAAACAG GATTTCACTGGCACCACGAGATCTTGCACATGCTGCGGGCAGGATCACCGGAGTTCGTCACCAAAGCCGAGAACAGAGAGTTCTTGGACTTTTCAACAAAGAAAGAGTTATTGCCCCCTGATAATCCACGAATACTTGCCACTCATTTCCG CTACCATCATCTTCCTCTACAAGTGTGGGAGAAGAAAGTCAAGGTTGTGTACTTGACCCGTAACCCTAAGGACACGTGGGTGTCTCTCTACAACCACCTGCATGGACACTCGGGTCTCTGCAACTACGATGGTCCCTGGAATCAGTTCTTTGAAGTCATGATGGACATGGGAT TCTGGTACGGCGACTGGTTTGACTACGTGTTGGACTGGGAGGCTAAGCTGTCAGCTGACAAAGAACTCAACTACATCATCTCTCCCTTTGAAGACCTCAAGCTG GACCCCGTGGGACAGATACAGAAGCTGGACAAGTTCCTGGGTCTCAACAGGGGCAGAGAACTGTGTGAGCGCATCGCGGAAGCTTGCAAGTTCTCTAACATGAAGGCGGTCAAAGATGCACAAACGCCAAGtgagatggaaagaaaattatgGAATGACAACGCGCCAGACTTCTACAGGAAAGGTAGGTAG